From Acanthopagrus latus isolate v.2019 chromosome 22, fAcaLat1.1, whole genome shotgun sequence, the proteins below share one genomic window:
- the LOC119012736 gene encoding uncharacterized protein LOC119012736 isoform X4: MDGYTTFKASYYSCFTYNQNDKVFTFKFNVMVLDAGGRWISWPVSAVCSGLKWTHREIICEEDYMEVNVNKESSCGGQQGSSGPSWQAAFARAQRMASSVWQLMVLQSDGQVSSMSISEAQRQGYSLTTTAHRVVLRSQYKQPHAELIMVDGVPMEVIRISLFLKQKLMVVMIDVSMACTVSLAPDSGSFNGAQLLWDIPRVVTPLIGEGAGFESRSVSLGVEGLLLDEPTTAARGFSVVQQGHLIQIGVPFGAEGGYRKSLVENNVYKEMYVIFLMYEHVFSLLYEDGSSIDTRHRMLRVLDTPLLCRPPFSFDQTMSDDQVFSVYLGNIPADVLLEDVQINGKQLMMSEGVGWGYSISPIVHINGSRAYELRLPFEDTLVYRMYLGQGVVQYSIDINFTLTIMPQRASYYHHTFVTARVLNTFPPEITAQCSDGGLTFSVVRPPRAESLWEVGINHEPLTSQLADQRGYRLYNDTQRTTLEVPVFSIGYNYEDINLSNFYGTFKLVLRDSKTLEVQTSTSKRCLFKTQDMIVCSADGTMTVVTTPTSTWPTLQPEGTTLLDPTCGPKQTDGARVLFEFKLDSCGTRAMVGESYVVYENEILHDRQMIADGPNFISRDSQFKLTVRCFYPLNGLNRLSVDRIFSSATPGFGSVKVFKSIKAGPANELSTKDCSYQVSRIGDKTLTNQIHETPEAGGILPPTSLGTRPRPGTSHFITVPSRHNKLTYSSQNQQPFPNLNLSPPPEGVPAGTHQSHPSHLMSMTQDHRESGSPTGDHLPSYLPRHDQSPDINFHRSNLNTPSFNVEVRGENPELTKAGPAQGFTTSSRSPGSAVVGVLHVNSESSSQTLTLQGLNNLGDNVGQNNIIKPDQNLPNLQVNLSLGMQELTQPHEASLDFRLYGSSEGRMEMTKPEAIPGYLPQSEYDASQTSLLQPALKPPAHHSRKLLQPGRDQTYVPANTITSHYTVSNLFEDTRGSLITEPMSTATSQVDQNLERPGSIERRNTETVYSRVKNIRVKPLSKFFLSVQHPNQNTFVQQPNVQISSPSQYATASTAVSRGGSPWASQQLPALRHSNMRQEHVPERTGVLTSTSEKGVYTVNGDQTAAIQLSDLSPNQQKPVQSEAKTGNSGAQKPVSSQGNILQAKGQSHYGVRIVPGLPGGFKNDEVQTNSRGGTGRRSSLNFTPHTITNAAVNIRDHLSNSPTAGAAGFAGSHTDPDSSGGSELDSHTTSDCSGSYGASVHRGIMRGKEIS, translated from the exons ATGGATGGATACACCACCTTCAAAGCTTCATACTATTCCTGCTTCACCTACAACCAG aacGACAAGGTGTTCACCTTCAAATTTAATGTGATGGTACTTGATGCCGGTGGCAGGTGGATCAGCTGGCCTGTTTCAGcagtctgttctggtctgaaGTGGACTCACAGAGAGATCATCTGTGAGGAGGACTACATGGAG GTGAACGTGAACAAAGAGTCTTCATGTGGCGGTCAGCAGGGGAGCAGTGGACCATCGTGGCAGGCTGCTTTCGCTCGG GCTCAGAGGATGGCAAGTTCTGTCTGGCAGCTGATGGTCCTACAGAGTGACGGTCAGGTTTCCTCCATGTCCATCAGTGAAGCCCAGAGACAAGGCTACAGCCTGACCACCACCGCCCACAGGGTGGTGCTTCGATCGCAGTACAAACAGCCGCATGCCGAGCTGATAATG GTGGATGGCGTCCCCATGGAGGTCATCCGGATTTCTCTGTTCTTGAAGCAGAAgctgatggtggtgatgatcgATGTGTCCATGGCCTGCACAGTCA GTCTTGCCCCAGATTCCGGTTCTTTCAACGGTGCTCAGCTGCTCTGGGACATCCCCCGGGTTGTGACCCCCCTGATTGGGGAGGGGGCTGGGTTTGAAAGTCGAAGTGTAAGCCTGGGGGTAGAGGGGCTGCTGCTAGACGAACCCACCACTGCTGCCAGAGGATTCAGTGTAGTCCAACAAGGACATCTGATCCAGATCGGGGTTCCTTTTGGGGCAGAGGGTGGCTACAGGAAG agTTTGGTGGAGAACAACGTGTACAAGGAGATGTATGTGATCTTCCTGATGTACGAACATGTCTTCTCTCTTCTGTATGAGGATGGCAGCAGCATCGACACGAGACACCGAATGCTAAGAGTGCTCGATACACCACTGCTCTGCCGCCCACCCTTCAGCTTTGACC aAACGATGAGTGACGACCAGGTGTTCAGTGTCTACCTGGGAAATATTCCTGCTGATGTCCTATTGGAGGATGTGCAGATCAATGGGaagcagttgatgatgtcagaaGGTGTTGGGTGGGGCTACAGCATCAGTCCTATTGTCCACATCAACGGTAGTCGAGCGTATGAGCTACGGCTGCCGTTTGAGGACACCCTCGTCTATCGGATG TACCTGGGTCAAGGTGTGGTGCAGTACTCCATAGACATAAACTTCACTTTAACCATCATGCCCCAGAGAGCCTCCTACTACCATCACACATTCGTCACAGCACGAGTACTCAATACAT TCCCTCCAGAGATCACTGCTCAGTGTTCAGATGGAGGACTCACCTTCAGCGTGGTCAGACCACCTCGAGCTGAGAGTCTCTGGGAGGTGGGCATCAACCATGaacctctgacatcacagctaGCGGACCAAAGAGGGTACCGCCTTTACAACGACACCCAGAGAACTACTCTGGAAGTCCCAGTGTTCTCCATCGGGTACAACTATGAA GACATCAACCTGTCAAACTTTTATGGAACATTTAAACTTGTTCTGAGAGACTCCAAAACTCTGGAGGTCCAGACGTCCACCTCCAAACGCTGCCTcttcaaaacacaagacatgatag TCTGTTCTGCAGATGGGACCATGACGGTGGTGACTACTCCGACCTCCACCTGGCCTACACTGCAGCCTGAAGGAACCACTCTACTGGACCCCACCTGTGGAcccaaacagacagatggagccaGAGTCCTGTTTGAGTTCAAGCTAGACTCATGTGGGACCAGAGCCATG GTTGGGGAGTCGTACGTGGTCTATGAGAACGAGATCCTCCATGACAGACAGATGATCGCAGATGGACCAAACTTCATCTCCAGAGATTCTCAGTTCAA GTTGACGGTGAGGTGCTTCTATCCACTCAATGGACTCAACAGACTGTCTGTGGACAGGATCTTCAGCTCAGCTACTCCTGGATTTGGTTCTGTCAAAGTCTTCAAGAGCATTAAAG caggTCCAGCAAATGAACTCTCTACCAAAGACTGTTCATACCAGGTTTCTAGAATTGGTGACAAAACTCTGACTAACCAGATCCATGAGACCCCAGAAGCAGGGGGAATCCTGCCTCCCACAAGCCTCGGCACTCGGCCCAGACCTGGAACCAGCCATTTCATCACAGTGCCATCCAGACACAACAAGCTGACATACTCTTCCCAAAACCAACAACCTTTTCCAAACCtcaatctctctcctcctcctgaaggtGTACCCGCTGGTACCCACCAATCCCATCCCAGTCATCTCATGTCCATGACCCAGGACCATCGTGAATCTGGATCTCCAACAGGTGACCATCTCCCCAGTTATCTTCCCAGACATGACCAGTCACCAGACATCAACTTCCACAGGTCAAACCTCAACACACCAAGCTTCAATGTTGAAGTGAGAGGAGAAAATCCAGAACTCACTAAGGCTGGGCCAGCACAGGGCTTCACTACCTCAAGCAGGAGTCCTGGTTCTGCTGTTGTTGGAGTGTTGCATGTGAACTCAGAAAGCTCCAGTCAGACTCTAACACTTCAGGGTCTGAACAATCTTGGTGATAATGTTGGCCAAAATAATATCATTAAGCCAGATCAAAACCTGCCGAACCTTCAAGTCAACCTTTCTCTTGGCATGCAGGAACTGACCCAACCACATGAGGCCAGTCTGGATTTTAGACTTTATGGATCCTCAGAAGGGAGGATGGAAATGACAAAACCTGAGGCGATACCAGGGTACCTGCCTCAAAGTGAGTATGACGCTTCTCAAACCTCTCTGCTTCAACCAGCCCTAAAGCCACCAGCTCACCACAGCAGAAAACTACTCCAGCCCGGTAGAGACCAGACATACGTCCCTGCTAATACCATCACATCCCATTATACGGTCTCCAACTTGTTTGAGGACACACGGGGATCTCTCATCACTGAACCAATGTCTACTGCAACCAGCCAAGTAGACCAAAACCTGGAGAGACCGGGGTCCATTGAGAGAAGGAACACTGAGACTGTTTATTCAAGGGTGAAGAATATCCGAGTCAAACCACTGTCCAAATTCTTTTTGTCTGTACAGCATCCCAACCAGAATACTTTTGTCCAACAACCAAACGTACAAATCTCCAGTCCCTCACAGTATGCCACTGCTTCAACAGCTGTCAGCAGGGGAGGGAGCCCCTGGGCATCCCAACAGCTTCCTGCACTGAGACATTCAAACATGAGACAGGAACATGTCCCAGAGAGAACTGGTGTGTTAACATCAACGTCGGAAAAAGGTGTTTATACTGTCAACGGTGACCAAACCGCAGCGATCCAACTCAGTGATCTGTCTCCAAACCAGCAGAAACCAGTCCAATCAGAGGCTAAGACAGGGAACAGTGGAGCTCAAAAACCTGTTTCTTCTCAGGGAAACATCCTTCAAGCAAAAG GACAGTCTCATTATGGAGTCAGAATTGTTCCTGGTCTGCCTGGaggatttaaaaatgatgaagttCAGACTAACTCCAGAGGAGGAACCGGCAGGAGATCCTCCCTGAACTTCACACCACATACTATCACAAACGCTGCTGTCAACATCAGAGACCATCTATCCAACAGTCCCACTGCAGGAGCAGCTGGCTTTGCTGGGTCCCACACAGATCCTGATAGTTCTGGTGGTTCAGAGCTCGACAGCCACACCACATCAGACTGCAGTGGTTCATATGGAGCCAGTGTTCACCGAGGCATCATGAGAG GTAAAGAGATCAGCTGA
- the LOC119012736 gene encoding uncharacterized protein LOC119012736 isoform X2 yields MKTAAFILGLVFIYLEFTEKITSEGQLEGFDDTVVKSACRDRYLWIHVASGQAPRFEAVDENGVHSISHQLASHCGYTISSFKMDGYTTFKASYYSCFTYNQNDKVFTFKFNVMVLDAGGRWISWPVSAVCSGLKWTHREIICEEDYMEVNVNKESSCGGQQGSSGPSWQAAFARAQRMASSVWQLMVLQSDGQVSSMSISEAQRQGYSLTTTAHRVVLRSQYKQPHAELIMVDGVPMEVIRISLFLKQKLMVVMIDVSMACTVSLAPDSGSFNGAQLLWDIPRVVTPLIGEGAGFESRSVSLGVEGLLLDEPTTAARGFSVVQQGHLIQIGVPFGAEGGYRKSLVENNVYKEMYVIFLMYEHVFSLLYEDGSSIDTRHRMLRVLDTPLLCRPPFSFDQTMSDDQVFSVYLGNIPADVLLEDVQINGKQLMMSEGVGWGYSISPIVHINGSRAYELRLPFEDTLVYRMYLGQGVVQYSIDINFTLTIMPQRASYYHHTFVTARVLNTFPPEITAQCSDGGLTFSVVRPPRAESLWEVGINHEPLTSQLADQRGYRLYNDTQRTTLEVPVFSIGYNYEDINLSNFYGTFKLVLRDSKTLEVQTSTSKRCLFKTQDMIVCSADGTMTVVTTPTSTWPTLQPEGTTLLDPTCGPKQTDGARVLFEFKLDSCGTRAMVGESYVVYENEILHDRQMIADGPNFISRDSQFKLTVRCFYPLNGLNRLSVDRIFSSATPGFGSVKVFKSIKGPANELSTKDCSYQVSRIGDKTLTNQIHETPEAGGILPPTSLGTRPRPGTSHFITVPSRHNKLTYSSQNQQPFPNLNLSPPPEGVPAGTHQSHPSHLMSMTQDHRESGSPTGDHLPSYLPRHDQSPDINFHRSNLNTPSFNVEVRGENPELTKAGPAQGFTTSSRSPGSAVVGVLHVNSESSSQTLTLQGLNNLGDNVGQNNIIKPDQNLPNLQVNLSLGMQELTQPHEASLDFRLYGSSEGRMEMTKPEAIPGYLPQSEYDASQTSLLQPALKPPAHHSRKLLQPGRDQTYVPANTITSHYTVSNLFEDTRGSLITEPMSTATSQVDQNLERPGSIERRNTETVYSRVKNIRVKPLSKFFLSVQHPNQNTFVQQPNVQISSPSQYATASTAVSRGGSPWASQQLPALRHSNMRQEHVPERTGVLTSTSEKGVYTVNGDQTAAIQLSDLSPNQQKPVQSEAKTGNSGAQKPVSSQGNILQAKGQSHYGVRIVPGLPGGFKNDEVQTNSRGGTGRRSSLNFTPHTITNAAVNIRDHLSNSPTAGAAGFAGSHTDPDSSGGSELDSHTTSDCSGSYGASVHRGIMRGKEIS; encoded by the exons ATGaaaactgctgcttttattcttgG ACTCGTCTTCATCTACTTGGagtttacagaaaaaataacatctgAGGGTCAGCTGGAAG gttttgaTGACACTGTTGTGAAGTCGGCATGTCGAGATCGTTACCTGTGGATCCACGTGGCCTCAGGACAGGCGCCCCGCTTTGAGGCTGTAG ATGAAAATGGTGTCCACTCTATCAGCCATCAGCTTGCCTCACACTGCGGTTACACTATCAGCTCCTTCAAGATGGATGGATACACCACCTTCAAAGCTTCATACTATTCCTGCTTCACCTACAACCAG aacGACAAGGTGTTCACCTTCAAATTTAATGTGATGGTACTTGATGCCGGTGGCAGGTGGATCAGCTGGCCTGTTTCAGcagtctgttctggtctgaaGTGGACTCACAGAGAGATCATCTGTGAGGAGGACTACATGGAG GTGAACGTGAACAAAGAGTCTTCATGTGGCGGTCAGCAGGGGAGCAGTGGACCATCGTGGCAGGCTGCTTTCGCTCGG GCTCAGAGGATGGCAAGTTCTGTCTGGCAGCTGATGGTCCTACAGAGTGACGGTCAGGTTTCCTCCATGTCCATCAGTGAAGCCCAGAGACAAGGCTACAGCCTGACCACCACCGCCCACAGGGTGGTGCTTCGATCGCAGTACAAACAGCCGCATGCCGAGCTGATAATG GTGGATGGCGTCCCCATGGAGGTCATCCGGATTTCTCTGTTCTTGAAGCAGAAgctgatggtggtgatgatcgATGTGTCCATGGCCTGCACAGTCA GTCTTGCCCCAGATTCCGGTTCTTTCAACGGTGCTCAGCTGCTCTGGGACATCCCCCGGGTTGTGACCCCCCTGATTGGGGAGGGGGCTGGGTTTGAAAGTCGAAGTGTAAGCCTGGGGGTAGAGGGGCTGCTGCTAGACGAACCCACCACTGCTGCCAGAGGATTCAGTGTAGTCCAACAAGGACATCTGATCCAGATCGGGGTTCCTTTTGGGGCAGAGGGTGGCTACAGGAAG agTTTGGTGGAGAACAACGTGTACAAGGAGATGTATGTGATCTTCCTGATGTACGAACATGTCTTCTCTCTTCTGTATGAGGATGGCAGCAGCATCGACACGAGACACCGAATGCTAAGAGTGCTCGATACACCACTGCTCTGCCGCCCACCCTTCAGCTTTGACC aAACGATGAGTGACGACCAGGTGTTCAGTGTCTACCTGGGAAATATTCCTGCTGATGTCCTATTGGAGGATGTGCAGATCAATGGGaagcagttgatgatgtcagaaGGTGTTGGGTGGGGCTACAGCATCAGTCCTATTGTCCACATCAACGGTAGTCGAGCGTATGAGCTACGGCTGCCGTTTGAGGACACCCTCGTCTATCGGATG TACCTGGGTCAAGGTGTGGTGCAGTACTCCATAGACATAAACTTCACTTTAACCATCATGCCCCAGAGAGCCTCCTACTACCATCACACATTCGTCACAGCACGAGTACTCAATACAT TCCCTCCAGAGATCACTGCTCAGTGTTCAGATGGAGGACTCACCTTCAGCGTGGTCAGACCACCTCGAGCTGAGAGTCTCTGGGAGGTGGGCATCAACCATGaacctctgacatcacagctaGCGGACCAAAGAGGGTACCGCCTTTACAACGACACCCAGAGAACTACTCTGGAAGTCCCAGTGTTCTCCATCGGGTACAACTATGAA GACATCAACCTGTCAAACTTTTATGGAACATTTAAACTTGTTCTGAGAGACTCCAAAACTCTGGAGGTCCAGACGTCCACCTCCAAACGCTGCCTcttcaaaacacaagacatgatag TCTGTTCTGCAGATGGGACCATGACGGTGGTGACTACTCCGACCTCCACCTGGCCTACACTGCAGCCTGAAGGAACCACTCTACTGGACCCCACCTGTGGAcccaaacagacagatggagccaGAGTCCTGTTTGAGTTCAAGCTAGACTCATGTGGGACCAGAGCCATG GTTGGGGAGTCGTACGTGGTCTATGAGAACGAGATCCTCCATGACAGACAGATGATCGCAGATGGACCAAACTTCATCTCCAGAGATTCTCAGTTCAA GTTGACGGTGAGGTGCTTCTATCCACTCAATGGACTCAACAGACTGTCTGTGGACAGGATCTTCAGCTCAGCTACTCCTGGATTTGGTTCTGTCAAAGTCTTCAAGAGCATTAAAG gTCCAGCAAATGAACTCTCTACCAAAGACTGTTCATACCAGGTTTCTAGAATTGGTGACAAAACTCTGACTAACCAGATCCATGAGACCCCAGAAGCAGGGGGAATCCTGCCTCCCACAAGCCTCGGCACTCGGCCCAGACCTGGAACCAGCCATTTCATCACAGTGCCATCCAGACACAACAAGCTGACATACTCTTCCCAAAACCAACAACCTTTTCCAAACCtcaatctctctcctcctcctgaaggtGTACCCGCTGGTACCCACCAATCCCATCCCAGTCATCTCATGTCCATGACCCAGGACCATCGTGAATCTGGATCTCCAACAGGTGACCATCTCCCCAGTTATCTTCCCAGACATGACCAGTCACCAGACATCAACTTCCACAGGTCAAACCTCAACACACCAAGCTTCAATGTTGAAGTGAGAGGAGAAAATCCAGAACTCACTAAGGCTGGGCCAGCACAGGGCTTCACTACCTCAAGCAGGAGTCCTGGTTCTGCTGTTGTTGGAGTGTTGCATGTGAACTCAGAAAGCTCCAGTCAGACTCTAACACTTCAGGGTCTGAACAATCTTGGTGATAATGTTGGCCAAAATAATATCATTAAGCCAGATCAAAACCTGCCGAACCTTCAAGTCAACCTTTCTCTTGGCATGCAGGAACTGACCCAACCACATGAGGCCAGTCTGGATTTTAGACTTTATGGATCCTCAGAAGGGAGGATGGAAATGACAAAACCTGAGGCGATACCAGGGTACCTGCCTCAAAGTGAGTATGACGCTTCTCAAACCTCTCTGCTTCAACCAGCCCTAAAGCCACCAGCTCACCACAGCAGAAAACTACTCCAGCCCGGTAGAGACCAGACATACGTCCCTGCTAATACCATCACATCCCATTATACGGTCTCCAACTTGTTTGAGGACACACGGGGATCTCTCATCACTGAACCAATGTCTACTGCAACCAGCCAAGTAGACCAAAACCTGGAGAGACCGGGGTCCATTGAGAGAAGGAACACTGAGACTGTTTATTCAAGGGTGAAGAATATCCGAGTCAAACCACTGTCCAAATTCTTTTTGTCTGTACAGCATCCCAACCAGAATACTTTTGTCCAACAACCAAACGTACAAATCTCCAGTCCCTCACAGTATGCCACTGCTTCAACAGCTGTCAGCAGGGGAGGGAGCCCCTGGGCATCCCAACAGCTTCCTGCACTGAGACATTCAAACATGAGACAGGAACATGTCCCAGAGAGAACTGGTGTGTTAACATCAACGTCGGAAAAAGGTGTTTATACTGTCAACGGTGACCAAACCGCAGCGATCCAACTCAGTGATCTGTCTCCAAACCAGCAGAAACCAGTCCAATCAGAGGCTAAGACAGGGAACAGTGGAGCTCAAAAACCTGTTTCTTCTCAGGGAAACATCCTTCAAGCAAAAG GACAGTCTCATTATGGAGTCAGAATTGTTCCTGGTCTGCCTGGaggatttaaaaatgatgaagttCAGACTAACTCCAGAGGAGGAACCGGCAGGAGATCCTCCCTGAACTTCACACCACATACTATCACAAACGCTGCTGTCAACATCAGAGACCATCTATCCAACAGTCCCACTGCAGGAGCAGCTGGCTTTGCTGGGTCCCACACAGATCCTGATAGTTCTGGTGGTTCAGAGCTCGACAGCCACACCACATCAGACTGCAGTGGTTCATATGGAGCCAGTGTTCACCGAGGCATCATGAGAG GTAAAGAGATCAGCTGA